A single region of the Mechercharimyces sp. CAU 1602 genome encodes:
- a CDS encoding HU family DNA-binding protein yields the protein MNKADLISQVAEKTDMTKKDATMAVDAVLDAITDALRDGDKVQLIGFGNFEVRDRAARKGRNPQTGEEIDIAASKVPAFRPGKALKDEVNG from the coding sequence ATGAACAAAGCAGATTTAATTTCGCAAGTAGCTGAAAAGACCGATATGACGAAGAAAGATGCTACTATGGCTGTCGACGCTGTTCTCGACGCTATTACGGATGCGCTTCGTGATGGTGATAAGGTTCAGCTGATCGGTTTCGGTAACTTTGAAGTTCGCGATCGTGCAGCACGTAAAGGTCGTAACCCACAAACGGGTGAAGAGATTGATATCGCTGCTAGCAAAGTACCAGCATTCCGTCCTGGTAAAGCACTAAAAGACGAAGTAAACGGTTAA
- the folE gene encoding GTP cyclohydrolase I FolE, protein MEATTIMVNHDKIEQAVRMILEAVGEDPDREGLLDTPKRVARMYEEVFAGLHQDPEEHFSVVFSEDHEELVLVKDIPFFSMCEHHLVPFFGKAHVGYIPKGGRVTGLSKLARALEAVVRRPQLQERITADVADAIARKIEPHGVIVVIEAEHMCMTMRGVKKPGSKTVTSAVRGIFAEDAAARAEALSLIRD, encoded by the coding sequence ATGGAGGCGACAACAATCATGGTGAATCACGACAAGATAGAGCAAGCAGTACGTATGATTTTAGAGGCAGTAGGCGAGGATCCTGATCGGGAAGGGTTGCTAGATACTCCTAAACGCGTTGCGCGTATGTATGAAGAGGTATTTGCTGGTTTGCATCAGGATCCAGAGGAACACTTTTCAGTCGTGTTTAGTGAAGATCATGAAGAGCTAGTGCTAGTAAAAGATATTCCGTTTTTTTCGATGTGCGAGCACCACTTAGTTCCTTTCTTTGGAAAAGCACACGTTGGGTATATTCCTAAAGGAGGACGCGTAACTGGCTTAAGTAAGCTGGCACGTGCCCTTGAAGCTGTGGTGCGCCGACCGCAATTGCAAGAACGTATTACAGCAGATGTAGCGGATGCGATTGCACGTAAAATCGAACCACACGGTGTAATTGTAGTAATTGAAGCAGAACACATGTGTATGACGATGCGCGGAGTAAAAAAACCTGGCTCTAAAACGGTTACGTCTGCAGTACGAGGAATCTTTGCTGAAGATGCTGCCGCACGAGCCGAAGCATTAAGTTTGATTCGCGATTAA
- a CDS encoding heptaprenyl diphosphate synthase component 1: protein MTSIDKELGGVRSVLAADISHPYLEKNIGQIQIPDFYTGLVYAAVQSGSLASERVNAVSSAIILLQMGLDIHDHVSVDGEETLTGMRKRQLMVLAGDYFSSLFYRRLAEVGEISLVALISEGIWQMNQAKVDLYTKTEEAGYNGLSSKEKVSYLTSIRSNILVKTTQYFTGTDRGTWEELIHHLIWADCLCEEQQRGAAELQLMKEEAELSIKKAMFLLDQLQSVDVRFFLQELIQRRFGAMAQEPVGREG from the coding sequence ATGACATCCATAGATAAAGAACTGGGTGGAGTGCGATCGGTCCTGGCCGCAGATATTAGTCATCCGTATCTGGAGAAAAATATCGGGCAGATACAAATTCCTGATTTTTATACGGGACTGGTGTATGCGGCTGTGCAAAGTGGATCACTCGCATCTGAGCGTGTAAACGCAGTCAGTTCTGCCATCATTTTATTACAGATGGGTTTAGACATTCATGATCATGTTTCTGTCGACGGCGAGGAAACGTTGACCGGAATGCGAAAGAGACAATTAATGGTGTTAGCAGGTGACTATTTTAGTAGTCTTTTTTATCGTCGACTAGCAGAAGTAGGGGAAATTAGCTTGGTTGCTCTTATCTCTGAAGGGATTTGGCAGATGAATCAAGCAAAAGTAGATCTTTATACGAAAACAGAAGAAGCAGGATATAATGGATTATCGTCGAAGGAAAAGGTTAGCTATCTTACATCTATTCGTAGTAATATCTTAGTTAAAACCACACAATATTTTACGGGTACAGATAGAGGCACTTGGGAAGAGCTTATTCATCACTTGATCTGGGCAGACTGTCTCTGTGAGGAACAGCAAAGGGGAGCAGCAGAGCTTCAGTTGATGAAAGAGGAAGCTGAGCTATCTATCAAGAAAGCAATGTTTCTACTCGACCAGCTACAATCTGTGGATGTACGCTTTTTTTTACAGGAGCTGATTCAGCGGCGCTTTGGAGCGATGGCCCAGGAACCCGTTGGACGAGAGGGATGA
- a CDS encoding demethylmenaquinone methyltransferase, with the protein MKKREMQHETKKEFVHDVFQSIAHKYDRMNSVLSFRRHKVWRAKTMEKMNVQPGDTALDVCCGTGDWAIALAKASRTGEVIGLDFSENMLAVGVTKVETEGLEQQLQLIHGDAMHLPFPDNSFDHATIGFALRNVPDLRQVLSEMKRVVKPGGQVVSLELSKPTVTLFRSLYYFYFQRVLPLIGKVVAKRYEQYRWLPESLLDFPDYRQLADIMKDEVDLEIVDVTPLTGGIAAIHIGRKKGQTCSE; encoded by the coding sequence ATGAAAAAAAGAGAGATGCAGCATGAGACGAAGAAAGAATTTGTACATGATGTTTTCCAGAGTATCGCACATAAATATGATCGTATGAATTCGGTACTCAGTTTTCGAAGGCATAAAGTATGGCGTGCGAAAACGATGGAAAAGATGAATGTTCAACCAGGGGATACCGCATTGGATGTCTGCTGTGGAACGGGAGACTGGGCGATCGCTCTAGCGAAGGCTTCGCGCACTGGGGAAGTGATCGGTCTTGATTTTAGCGAAAATATGTTGGCAGTGGGTGTAACGAAGGTAGAGACAGAGGGGTTGGAGCAGCAATTACAACTGATCCACGGTGATGCGATGCACCTTCCTTTTCCTGATAACAGCTTTGATCATGCTACCATCGGTTTCGCTCTACGAAATGTACCTGATTTGCGCCAGGTTTTATCAGAAATGAAGCGGGTGGTCAAGCCAGGCGGGCAAGTGGTTTCATTAGAGTTATCGAAGCCTACTGTGACTTTATTTCGTTCTTTGTATTATTTTTACTTCCAGCGGGTACTTCCGCTGATTGGCAAAGTGGTTGCTAAACGATATGAGCAGTATCGTTGGCTACCTGAATCGCTACTCGATTTTCCGGATTATCGCCAGCTGGCTGATATTATGAAAGATGAAGTTGACTTGGAAATTGTCGATGTGACTCCGCTAACGGGAGGCATTGCGGCGATCCATATAGGGCGAAAAAAAGGACAAACATGTAGTGAATAG
- a CDS encoding polyprenyl synthetase family protein has protein sequence MSAMVNSMRLDDIYRSLEADIREVERELTRVIQTDHPLLNESANHLLVAGGKRMRPVFSLLAGKFGRYDLANLKKVAVPLELIHMATLVHDDVIDNAETRRGQPTVKTKWDNRIAMYTGDYILGQALSLAGEVEDPRVHQVVSKAVTEMCLGEIEQIRDFYRWEQTTSRYLRRIKRKTALLIAVSFHTGALVSEVPADLTRRLHLFGYYMGMAFQLTDDVLDFTGDDQSLGKPAASDLRQGNITLPVIYAIHCADGRIRNPVLRYVQGDHSLSAIDGAIEAVRNSGGISYTNQLAQRYLAKGFALLEKMPACHARDLLEQLARFIEQRSY, from the coding sequence ATGTCGGCGATGGTGAATAGTATGAGGCTTGATGACATTTATCGTAGTTTGGAAGCGGACATTCGTGAGGTTGAGCGGGAATTGACAAGGGTGATTCAGACCGACCATCCTCTTTTAAATGAGTCCGCTAATCATTTGTTGGTCGCAGGCGGGAAACGGATGCGGCCTGTTTTTTCGTTGCTTGCAGGAAAGTTTGGTCGGTATGATTTAGCCAATTTGAAAAAAGTAGCGGTGCCACTGGAATTGATTCATATGGCTACGTTGGTACACGATGATGTGATTGATAATGCAGAGACGCGTAGAGGGCAGCCAACGGTAAAAACGAAATGGGATAATCGGATTGCTATGTATACGGGTGATTATATCTTAGGACAAGCACTCTCGTTAGCAGGAGAAGTAGAAGATCCACGAGTCCATCAAGTGGTCTCAAAGGCGGTAACAGAGATGTGTTTAGGAGAGATAGAGCAAATTCGGGATTTTTATCGCTGGGAGCAGACAACATCACGGTATTTACGGCGGATCAAAAGAAAAACTGCACTTTTGATCGCGGTTAGTTTTCATACGGGTGCGTTAGTAAGTGAAGTTCCAGCTGACTTGACTCGCCGCCTTCATCTCTTTGGTTATTACATGGGGATGGCGTTTCAACTGACCGATGATGTTCTTGACTTTACGGGTGATGACCAATCACTAGGTAAACCTGCCGCTAGCGATCTACGTCAGGGGAATATCACGTTACCAGTGATCTATGCCATTCACTGTGCCGATGGGCGAATACGAAATCCTGTGTTGCGCTATGTTCAAGGGGATCACAGTTTGTCTGCCATTGATGGGGCGATTGAGGCGGTGCGCAATTCTGGAGGTATCTCTTATACTAATCAGCTAGCTCAGCGTTATTTGGCAAAAGGTTTTGCTCTGTTGGAGAAAATGCCTGCTTGCCATGCACGGGATCTATTAGAGCAATTGGCGCGATTTATAGAACAGCGTTCCTATTAA
- the ndk gene encoding nucleoside-diphosphate kinase, whose protein sequence is MEKTFLMVKPDAVQRGLIGEIVARFEKKGFKLVGAKLMTIPEELAKEHYGEHKERPFFGELVNFITSAPVFAMVWEGDDVIATARQMMGKTNPKEAAPGTIRGDFGISVGMNIIHGSDSATSAEREISLFFDEKELNVFTKTMDEWIY, encoded by the coding sequence ATGGAAAAAACATTTTTAATGGTAAAGCCAGATGCTGTTCAGCGTGGTCTTATTGGTGAAATCGTAGCTCGTTTCGAGAAGAAAGGATTTAAACTCGTTGGTGCAAAATTGATGACGATTCCTGAAGAATTGGCGAAAGAGCACTATGGTGAGCATAAAGAGCGCCCTTTCTTTGGAGAATTGGTCAACTTTATCACTTCCGCACCCGTCTTTGCGATGGTGTGGGAAGGTGACGATGTGATTGCTACCGCACGTCAAATGATGGGTAAAACCAACCCCAAAGAAGCAGCGCCTGGTACAATTCGTGGGGACTTTGGGATTAGTGTTGGTATGAATATTATTCATGGTTCTGACTCGGCCACCAGTGCTGAGCGTGAAATCTCGTTGTTCTTTGATGAAAAGGAACTAAATGTGTTTACGAAAACGATGGATGAGTGGATTTACTAA
- a CDS encoding CrcB family protein, producing the protein MKIMWSVGIGGMVGATLRYLLSLGIAQVGVSFPLATLVTNWLGCFLLAWFIVWTNQYLKLALELRVGIGTGLIGSFTTMSTFSVEMVQLFQQGDVLVVCFYGFLSLSGGLLLVLVGFKLGSTKKKREEI; encoded by the coding sequence ATGAAAATCATGTGGAGTGTGGGGATTGGAGGAATGGTGGGCGCTACTTTACGTTATTTGTTATCGTTAGGTATTGCTCAGGTAGGTGTCTCTTTTCCGCTGGCGACACTAGTGACAAATTGGCTAGGGTGCTTTCTACTCGCTTGGTTTATTGTGTGGACTAACCAATATCTTAAGCTGGCGTTGGAGCTGAGAGTAGGGATTGGAACAGGGCTTATCGGTTCATTTACCACGATGTCTACATTTAGTGTGGAAATGGTGCAGCTATTTCAGCAGGGGGACGTATTGGTTGTATGTTTTTATGGTTTCCTCAGTCTTAGTGGTGGTCTGTTGCTCGTCCTGGTGGGATTTAAGCTCGGGAGTACGAAAAAGAAAAGAGAGGAGATATGA
- the crcB gene encoding fluoride efflux transporter CrcB, with product MKIVLVALGGFGGALLRWWMSRFFNDFSSTSPFPLGTLLVNVLGSFLLGYLYEIFGSDEMYLLVGVGFLGSFTTFSTFQLETVYLWRDRKWTLSILYFILTYVLSICAAWVGYLL from the coding sequence ATGAAGATTGTATTGGTTGCTTTAGGAGGGTTTGGGGGTGCTCTCTTGCGATGGTGGATGAGCCGCTTTTTTAACGATTTTTCTTCTACAAGTCCATTTCCGTTGGGAACACTACTTGTCAATGTGCTTGGTTCGTTTCTATTGGGATATTTGTATGAAATATTCGGATCTGATGAGATGTATTTGTTAGTCGGAGTAGGTTTTCTTGGCTCATTCACAACATTTTCAACCTTTCAGTTGGAAACAGTCTATTTATGGCGGGATAGAAAGTGGACGCTCTCTATTTTATATTTCATCTTGACCTATGTTTTGAGCATCTGTGCAGCTTGGGTGGGATATCTGCTTTAG
- a CDS encoding metal ABC transporter solute-binding protein, Zn/Mn family — protein MKNWNRTLGVACMAVMMLIVSACGSTNSDSDNGKIKVTATTGMIADAVKNVGGEHVEVTGLMGPGVDPHLYKASQGDIRKLDQADIIFYNGIYLEGKMGDILVKMASDKPVIAIAENVGDSQLLETVDGAYDPHIWFDVQLWMTAVESVRDGLIKQDPEHKEDYEAQATAYLKKLEDLDQYVTEQISTIPEDQLVMVTAHDAFTYFGEAYGMEVVGLQGISTASEYGLKDVQKIVDLLVDREIKAVFIESSVPKRSIEAVVEGAKAKGHEVTIGGELFSDAMGEEGTEEGTYLGMVRHNVDTLVEALK, from the coding sequence ATGAAAAATTGGAACCGTACGTTGGGTGTTGCTTGCATGGCAGTCATGATGCTGATTGTTAGTGCTTGCGGCTCTACTAACTCGGATAGTGACAATGGAAAAATAAAAGTTACAGCGACGACAGGCATGATTGCAGATGCGGTTAAAAACGTCGGTGGCGAACATGTAGAGGTTACGGGTCTGATGGGACCAGGTGTAGACCCACACTTATATAAAGCTTCGCAGGGCGACATCAGAAAACTGGATCAAGCGGATATCATTTTTTATAACGGAATTTACCTTGAAGGAAAGATGGGGGATATTTTAGTAAAAATGGCGAGTGATAAACCTGTGATTGCGATCGCAGAAAATGTTGGGGATAGTCAGTTATTAGAAACAGTCGATGGAGCTTACGACCCTCATATTTGGTTTGATGTCCAACTGTGGATGACTGCTGTTGAAAGCGTTCGCGATGGGTTGATTAAACAGGATCCGGAACATAAAGAAGATTACGAAGCACAAGCAACGGCGTATCTTAAAAAGCTCGAAGATCTGGATCAATACGTAACAGAGCAGATTTCCACCATCCCAGAAGATCAGCTCGTTATGGTTACTGCACACGATGCGTTCACTTACTTTGGCGAGGCGTATGGGATGGAAGTCGTAGGCTTGCAAGGAATTAGCACAGCTTCTGAATATGGATTAAAAGACGTACAGAAGATCGTAGATTTATTAGTTGACCGTGAAATTAAAGCTGTTTTTATTGAATCGAGTGTTCCCAAACGATCCATCGAAGCGGTTGTTGAAGGTGCTAAAGCCAAAGGTCATGAGGTTACCATTGGTGGTGAACTCTTCTCTGATGCTATGGGTGAAGAAGGAACAGAAGAAGGGACATATCTTGGGATGGTACGTCACAACGTGGATACCCTAGTAGAAGCTTTGAAGTAG
- a CDS encoding metal ABC transporter ATP-binding protein, protein MSETNIHPVSVRQLSVAYHKKPVLRDIGYDAPEGELIGIIGPNGAGKSTFIKAVLGLLPLASGSVSFYGKSYDEQRHLVGYVPQRESVDWDFPTDVLDVVMMGRYGNLGWFRRPKKKDREIAMECLKKVGIDALAKRQISQLSGGQQQRVFLARALAQDAKIYFMDEPFVGVDAATEKAIIQVLSELKAQKKTVLVVHHDLQTVPEYFDSVLLLNMRLVACGPTKEVFTPENLQKTYGGRLTFIPGAEELAIVGDRK, encoded by the coding sequence ATGAGTGAAACAAACATACATCCGGTATCGGTACGGCAGCTCTCTGTTGCCTATCACAAAAAGCCGGTATTACGAGATATTGGTTATGATGCTCCTGAAGGAGAATTAATTGGGATCATTGGTCCAAATGGGGCCGGTAAATCTACATTTATTAAAGCTGTGTTAGGACTTTTGCCTCTAGCTAGTGGGAGTGTTTCCTTCTATGGGAAGTCTTATGATGAGCAGCGCCATCTAGTTGGGTATGTTCCCCAACGGGAGTCTGTAGACTGGGATTTTCCCACTGATGTACTTGATGTTGTTATGATGGGGCGGTATGGAAACCTGGGATGGTTTCGCCGACCAAAAAAGAAAGATCGCGAAATTGCGATGGAATGCCTTAAGAAAGTGGGCATCGACGCTCTTGCTAAGCGGCAAATTTCGCAGTTGTCAGGTGGACAACAACAACGGGTTTTCTTAGCCCGTGCATTAGCACAAGATGCAAAGATTTACTTTATGGATGAACCATTTGTGGGTGTGGATGCAGCTACGGAAAAAGCGATTATTCAGGTTCTTAGTGAGCTGAAGGCACAGAAAAAGACGGTTTTGGTTGTTCATCACGATCTGCAAACGGTTCCTGAGTATTTTGATTCCGTTTTACTTCTTAACATGCGTCTGGTTGCGTGCGGCCCCACCAAAGAGGTTTTCACACCGGAAAATCTCCAAAAAACGTATGGGGGTCGACTCACATTTATTCCAGGAGCAGAAGAGTTGGCTATAGTAGGTGATCGCAAATGA
- a CDS encoding metal ABC transporter permease gives MSIFMDPNAWWVLSGTTLLGLCSGVLGSFAFLRKRGLMGDVLAHAALPGICLAFMLIGSKNSFAFLLGAIFTGVLGSLCIQWITRYSRIKEDTALGLVLSVFFGFGIVLLTQIQHSNDGNQSGLDKFLFGQSASMVPSDVTMMSIISVVLLMLCFLFFKELKLLCFDAQFGQSIGFSLRGLDFLLMLFLVIAVVIGLQVAGVVLMAAMLITPAAAARYWTEKLHLMVIISAVMGALSGVLGTWISALGYNLSTGPLIVMAATTMFIVSMIFAPKRGLLAKWIHHLRTRKQVAHNQMLEQLFLLSLETKSLSLSLSDIPKTKRPSNSQFKELEKEELLTFSSSEQTVQLSEEGFHMAYEVVLKKRMFEMWLMHESDLEGEYPVREKISQSYIPDEIKQRLHQLLVQHQYEPQWHPQLQERRATS, from the coding sequence ATGTCGATCTTTATGGACCCTAATGCATGGTGGGTTCTCTCGGGAACAACCCTACTAGGGCTTTGTAGTGGAGTCCTCGGTAGTTTCGCTTTTTTGCGTAAGCGAGGGCTTATGGGCGATGTCCTCGCTCATGCTGCACTACCTGGAATCTGCCTAGCCTTCATGCTGATCGGATCTAAGAATTCGTTTGCCTTTCTCTTAGGAGCCATCTTTACCGGTGTACTAGGGTCTCTTTGTATTCAATGGATTACCCGTTATTCTCGCATCAAAGAAGATACTGCCTTGGGACTGGTGCTGTCTGTCTTCTTTGGTTTTGGAATTGTACTTCTAACGCAAATTCAACATAGTAATGATGGCAATCAATCTGGTCTGGATAAATTCTTATTCGGACAATCGGCTTCCATGGTTCCCAGCGATGTTACTATGATGAGTATTATCTCTGTGGTCTTGCTTATGCTCTGCTTTCTGTTTTTTAAGGAGTTGAAACTTCTTTGCTTTGATGCCCAATTTGGGCAGAGCATCGGTTTCTCATTGAGAGGACTGGACTTTCTATTAATGTTGTTTCTAGTGATTGCTGTTGTCATTGGCTTGCAAGTTGCCGGTGTTGTTTTGATGGCGGCTATGCTTATCACTCCTGCTGCCGCTGCTCGTTACTGGACAGAAAAACTCCACTTGATGGTGATCATTTCGGCAGTCATGGGTGCTTTATCTGGCGTATTGGGAACATGGATCAGTGCTTTGGGTTACAATTTGTCTACCGGTCCCCTGATCGTTATGGCTGCGACCACGATGTTTATCGTTTCCATGATTTTTGCACCTAAGAGAGGGTTGTTGGCTAAATGGATTCACCATTTGCGTACACGAAAACAAGTGGCACACAATCAAATGTTGGAACAACTCTTCCTGCTTTCATTGGAAACGAAAAGCCTCTCGCTTTCGCTCTCGGACATTCCTAAAACGAAGCGTCCGTCGAATAGTCAGTTTAAGGAACTCGAAAAAGAAGAACTCCTTACCTTCTCTTCTTCTGAACAGACTGTCCAGCTGAGTGAAGAAGGTTTTCACATGGCATACGAAGTTGTCTTAAAAAAACGTATGTTTGAAATGTGGTTAATGCATGAAAGCGATCTTGAAGGAGAATATCCAGTACGAGAAAAGATCTCACAATCGTATATCCCCGATGAAATCAAACAACGTTTGCATCAATTGCTTGTTCAACATCAATATGAACCACAGTGGCATCCACAGCTACAAGAGAGGAGGGCAACCTCATGA
- a CDS encoding metal ABC transporter permease, with protein MSDFWIILTGGLVAAACGMLGCFLILRRMAMIGDAISHAILPGIVLAFLFSGSRDPLPMLIGAAIFGLLCTIIIQMLRGQGVQSDAAISVSFTSLFAIGIILVSLFSRQVDLDLDCVLYGEIAYVPWDTWQLFGLDLGPVAVWGIGAAFLFSLGLILLFYKQFKLCAFDPALAATLGIPVMLFHYLLMGMVSVTTVASFESVGAILVVAMLIVPSATAYLLTDRLSVMLWLSVIIGFISSAGGYFMAQQIDASIAGCMTSMAAVLFVIAFLFSPKHGVLTRWWMQRQLRNQLETENANG; from the coding sequence ATGAGTGATTTTTGGATTATCCTCACTGGCGGTCTCGTCGCTGCTGCTTGTGGCATGCTAGGCTGTTTTCTCATCCTGCGTCGTATGGCGATGATTGGAGACGCGATCAGCCATGCCATCCTGCCTGGAATCGTGCTTGCTTTTCTTTTCAGTGGAAGTCGAGATCCTTTGCCGATGTTGATCGGGGCTGCTATTTTTGGTCTTTTGTGCACCATTATAATTCAGATGTTACGTGGGCAAGGTGTTCAATCGGACGCTGCAATCAGTGTTAGCTTTACATCCTTGTTTGCCATTGGAATTATTTTAGTCTCTTTGTTCTCACGTCAAGTAGATCTCGATCTGGATTGTGTTCTTTATGGAGAGATCGCTTATGTTCCTTGGGACACATGGCAACTATTTGGTTTAGATTTAGGACCAGTGGCCGTTTGGGGAATTGGGGCTGCCTTCCTCTTTAGTTTAGGGTTGATTCTCTTGTTCTATAAGCAGTTTAAACTTTGTGCTTTTGATCCTGCTCTCGCGGCAACATTGGGCATCCCGGTTATGCTTTTTCACTATTTACTTATGGGCATGGTTTCTGTTACTACGGTCGCTTCTTTTGAAAGTGTAGGTGCAATCTTAGTTGTGGCTATGCTGATCGTTCCATCGGCTACTGCCTACTTACTGACGGATCGTCTGTCTGTTATGCTTTGGCTTAGTGTCATTATTGGCTTCATAAGTTCAGCTGGTGGTTACTTTATGGCACAACAAATAGATGCCTCTATTGCGGGTTGTATGACTTCGATGGCTGCAGTGCTGTTTGTGATTGCGTTTTTGTTCTCACCTAAACATGGGGTTCTCACCCGCTGGTGGATGCAAAGACAGTTACGAAATCAATTAGAAACAGAGAATGCTAACGGATGA
- a CDS encoding SBBP repeat-containing protein, with translation MNYQKDGLLLTSYKVKLSFCHPQADVRIQMGKEKGSAHYFGLWTGVDAVFRHHTDGFKYEFIVHPGTDPKKVQLTYEGNDQLILSNSGELWIQTPSCLLIEKQPVSFQEQQEIPTRFELRDDGTIGFEILEDYDQSLPLVIDPLVVLYSTYLGGNDDDLGLGISVDGNQHAYVVGATQSTNFPITTGAFQTNLEGESDVFVTKMSVDGMSLLYSTYIGGSDTDQGGDVAIDMEENAYITGLTCSTNFPIKNAIQSIYGGGIGDAFVTKLTPDGSSLVYSTFLGGRDEDLGFSIALDASAAAYLTGITSSANFPITAGAFQTLPQGEANAFVSKVSPAGTSLVYSTYLGGDNEDQGRGIAIDTNNQAFVTGCTNSTNFPITAGAFQTVFRGLEKAFVTKLNDEGSSLIYSTYLGGESRDSLEEGLALTIDAFGSAYVTGQTGSTDFPTSNGAFQTQLSPALNKAYVTKFTPQGNNIVYSTYLGGNVRDFGNAIALDPFNNAWIVGTTTSNDFPITSDAVQRNLRGLSDAFFTLVSFAGTGILYSTYFGGSLADTGRGVAVGRQNRIFATGFTFSTDFPITPGAFQSVFGGIIDAYAVSIGSQGVTGATGPTGPTGSRGPRGPRGARGPRGLGEGEIS, from the coding sequence TTGAATTACCAGAAAGATGGCTTACTATTAACAAGTTACAAAGTGAAGCTATCTTTTTGTCATCCGCAAGCTGATGTCAGAATCCAGATGGGAAAAGAGAAAGGAAGCGCCCATTATTTTGGCTTATGGACAGGTGTAGATGCCGTCTTTCGCCACCATACAGATGGATTTAAATACGAATTTATCGTACACCCTGGAACAGATCCCAAGAAGGTTCAGTTAACTTATGAGGGCAATGATCAATTGATCTTATCGAATTCAGGGGAATTGTGGATCCAAACACCCTCCTGCCTCCTCATTGAAAAACAACCGGTTAGTTTTCAAGAGCAACAAGAGATTCCGACTCGATTTGAGCTAAGAGATGATGGAACCATTGGATTTGAGATTTTAGAAGATTACGATCAAAGCTTACCGCTCGTCATCGATCCATTGGTCGTCCTTTATTCTACCTACCTAGGTGGGAATGATGATGATCTTGGTTTAGGTATCTCCGTAGATGGCAACCAGCATGCTTATGTGGTAGGAGCAACTCAGTCAACAAACTTCCCTATTACAACAGGTGCTTTTCAGACCAACCTCGAGGGAGAAAGCGATGTATTTGTAACAAAAATGAGTGTCGATGGGATGTCCCTTCTTTATTCTACTTACATCGGCGGATCAGATACCGATCAAGGCGGGGATGTGGCAATTGATATGGAAGAAAATGCATATATAACCGGTTTAACATGCTCCACCAACTTCCCCATAAAGAATGCGATTCAATCCATCTATGGAGGAGGCATAGGGGATGCGTTTGTGACGAAACTTACCCCTGATGGCTCATCTCTCGTTTACTCTACGTTCCTAGGAGGACGCGATGAAGATCTAGGTTTTAGTATTGCACTTGATGCCTCTGCAGCCGCTTATCTCACCGGTATTACTTCTTCCGCTAATTTCCCCATCACAGCAGGTGCCTTTCAGACTCTCCCACAAGGAGAAGCAAATGCATTTGTATCCAAAGTGAGCCCGGCAGGTACATCACTCGTTTATTCAACTTATCTCGGAGGGGATAACGAAGATCAAGGTAGGGGAATTGCAATTGATACCAATAATCAAGCTTTTGTCACTGGATGCACAAATTCTACTAATTTCCCTATCACAGCAGGTGCCTTTCAAACGGTTTTTAGGGGGTTAGAAAAAGCTTTTGTTACCAAGTTGAATGATGAGGGATCATCCTTAATTTACTCTACCTACCTAGGTGGAGAGAGTAGAGATAGTCTGGAAGAAGGGTTAGCTCTTACCATCGATGCATTTGGCTCTGCTTATGTAACCGGTCAAACGGGCTCAACTGACTTCCCTACATCAAATGGTGCCTTTCAAACACAGCTGAGTCCTGCGCTTAATAAGGCATATGTGACAAAGTTCACTCCACAAGGAAACAACATTGTCTATTCAACCTATTTGGGAGGAAATGTGAGAGATTTTGGGAATGCAATCGCATTGGACCCGTTTAACAATGCTTGGATAGTGGGTACCACCACATCGAACGACTTTCCTATTACCTCAGATGCCGTTCAACGTAATCTGCGAGGACTATCCGATGCGTTCTTTACGCTCGTCAGCTTTGCTGGAACAGGTATTTTATACTCAACCTACTTCGGGGGAAGCTTAGCTGATACCGGGAGAGGGGTAGCAGTCGGAAGGCAAAACCGCATTTTTGCAACCGGGTTTACGTTCTCAACCGATTTTCCAATTACACCGGGGGCTTTCCAATCCGTATTTGGTGGAATTATTGATGCGTATGCCGTAAGCATTGGCAGTCAAGGTGTGACAGGAGCAACCGGTCCAACGGGTCCAACAGGCTCACGTGGACCACGTGGGCCACGTGGGGCTAGAGGCCCGCGTGGATTAGGAGAGGGAGAAATAAGTTAA